The Streptomyces sp. NBC_01268 genome segment GGGTGCCGGGCTCCTCGCCGCGCTCGGCACGGCGGCGGGCCTTCTCGGCCTCCAGGTCCTCGGCGCAGGCCTTGGCCCAGGCGTCCCCATCGCTCATGGCGTACTCCTCAGGTTCTCTACCGTCGACGGTACACGCCTCGCGGGGGCTCAGGGAGCGGCCTTCGGCCAGAGTCCGGGGTCGGGAGTGAAGCGGATCCGGAGGTCGCCCTCGACGAGTCCGGCGCCGGTGACGGCGCAGCGGCGCAGTACGGCCGGGAGCGGGACGTTGCGGCGGAAGGGTCCGGCGGAGAGGAGCAGTTCGTCGCCGCGGCGGACCAGGGAGAGGGCCTCCTTGACGGCGCCGGGCAGCGGGACGTGCCAGACCAGGATGCCGTCCGCCTCGCGCCGGTCCTCGACCCGCCAGCCGGGCGCGGGGGCGGCGGGCCGGTCCTCGACGGCGAGCAGGGCGAGGTCCTCGGGGCCGCGGGGCGCCCGTCCGAGGTGCGGCAGCTCGCGCACGGCGGGGTGCTCCTCGCGCAGGGCGGCGAGGTGTCGGTGCTGCTCGGCGGCGAGGCCGGCGAACCAGGGGTCCGCGGAGTCGGCGGGCAGCACCCGGTTGGCGACGACGGCGTCGAGGGCGAGGCCCTGGAGGGCGAGGCCGAGGCGGGCGGTGCGCAGGGCGTCGGAGGCGGCGGGTCCGGGCTCGACGACGAGCCGGACGCGGGTGTCCGGGGAGTCGACGACGTCCTGGACGGCGGCGAGCTCCGCCTCCCAGCGGGCGGTGGTCTCGTACAGCCACTGTGCGGGCAGGGGTACGCCGGCGAGCTGGGCGAGCATGGGGCGCAGCGCGCGGGCGGCCTGCCGCTCGGGGGGCAGCAGGCGGCGCAGGTAGCGGCGCAGCTGTTCGGGCAGGGCGAGCAGGGCGAGGGCCTCGCGCAGCGGGGGCAGGTCGACGACGACCAGGTCGGCGTCGGTGGCCGCCGCGTCCCGTACGGCCCTGAGCAGGGCGAACTGGGCGCTGCCGGGGAGCTCGGTGAGCTCGGCGTCCTCGAAGGGGGTGGTGCCGAGGAGGTCCAGGGCGGTGGCGGAGCGGGACTGGAGGGCGAGGAACTCCCTGCGGAAGTCCGCGGCGGGTTCGGGGGTGAGGAGGCGGAGGGTGTCCGCGGAGGTCGTCGACGCGGGGTCGGCGTCCGCCGACACCAGCTGGACACGGCGGCCCGCCTTCGCCTCGGCGAGGGCCGTGCCCGTGGCGACGGCGGTGCGTCCGGCTCCGCCGGTTCCGGTGACGAGGATGATCCGCATGGGGCGACCGTACCGGTGCCCCGCGCCGTCCCGTGCGCCCACCCGTCCCGCCCCGGCGGGACGAGCCCCCACGGGGCCGGAGCCGGGGGCGGGCAGGCAGACGGACGGGCGGACGGACAGGGCCAGGGTGGAGATCCCGGGAAGGTCGGTCTCTCGGTTACTTCGCCGACTCGACGCGCTGCTTCAGGCCCTGGAGGGCGCGGTCGATGATGACCTTCTCGGCCTTGCGCTTGATCATGCCGAGCATGGGGATCTTGACGTCGACGGTCAGCTGGTAGGTGACCTCGGTGCGGGCGCCGCCGGCGGCCGGGGCGAGGCGGTAGGAGCCGTCGAGGGAGCGGAGCATCTGGGACTTGACGAGGGTCCAGCTGACCTCGTCGTCGCCGGTCCAGGTGTAGGCGAGAGTGTGGTCGTCCTTGATGGCGCCCGCGTCGAGGAGGAGGCGGACCTTCTCCGCGCGGCCGGCCCCGTCGGTCTCCAGGACCTCGGCCTCCTTCACCTCGCCCGTCCACTCGGGGTAGCGCGCGAAGTCGGCGATCACGCTCATGACCTCGGCCGGGGCCGCCTCGATGGTGATGCTCGAGCTGGTGTGTTCCGCCATCGCGGGCGCTCCTCGTAAGGACAGGTGGGGGACGGTACGGATCGTGCGGTGACCTACGTCGGAAAAGAGGCTATCGCGCCGTCATCGGGCATCCGTCACCACTCCAGCGTCCACGGCCGGCCGGTCGCCGCGAAGTGGCCGACGTTCACGCACTCGGTCGCGCCGATCCGCATCCGGCGGGCCAGCGGCTGGTGGACGTGGCCGAAGAGGGCGTAGCGGGGGCGGACCCGGTGGATGGCGTCGAGCAGGGCGCGGCTGCCGCGTTCGAAGCGGCGGGCGACGGTGTCGTAGGTGAGCTCGGCGACGTCCGGCGGGATGTGGGAGCAGAGCACGTCGACCTCGCCGAGGGCCTCGACCTTGGCCGCGTACTCCTCTTCGGAGATCTCGTACGGGGTGCGCATGGGGCTGTGCAGGCCGCCGCCGACGAAGCCGAAGACGAGGCCGCCCAGCTCGATCCGGTCGCCGTCGAGGACGGTGGTGCCGGGGCGGGCGTACTCGGGCCAGAGGCCGGGGACGTCGACGTTGCCGTAGGTCGCGTACGTGGGGGTGGGGAAGGCGGCGAACATCTCGGCGTACTGGCGGCGGACGGCGGACTCGATGGCGGTGGCGCGGTCGATGCCGAGCTCGGCCCAGAGACGGCGGCCCAGGTCGCGGGCCTCGTCGAAGCGGCGGGCGGTGCGCAGTTCGACGATGAGGTCGGCGTTCTCCACGCCGAAGAGGTCGGGGAAGATTCCGCGCGCGTGATCGGCGTAGTCGAGGAAGAGCACCAGGTCCCCGAGGCATATGAGGGCGTCGGCGCCCTCCCCCGCCGTGGCGAGGGCCCCGGTGTTGCCGTGTACGTCGCTCACCACGTTGATCCTCATGGCGTCAGCGTAGGGGGCGGGGCCTCCCGTGTGGTGCCGCACGGTCGGACCTGCGGTTACTTCCGAGTCGGGAAAGCGGTGGATTACTGTGCGCGAAGCAACGCCATACACGTGTGACGCATGGAACATCTGGCCAGGACCCCCTATCCGGAACCGCGTACTGATGGGTAACGTCCGGGCAGTCCGGTCGTGCTCACCCCCACTGAGCACCTGCCCGATCTTGGACCGCACCGACGCATCACACAGAGCCGTGGCGCCGGCGCCCGATGAGGAGCAGCAGTCTTGCGCGAGTTCAGCCTTCCGGCCCTGTACGAGGTCCCCACGGACGGCAACCTGACGGATCTCATCCGCCGCAACGCCGCACAGCACCCAGATGTCGCCGTGATGGGACGCAAGGTGGCCGGCGGCTGGGAGGACGTCACCGCCAAGCAGTTCCTCGCCGAGGTCCGCGGGGCCGCCAAGGGCCTGATCGCCGCCGGCGTCGAGCCCGGCGACCGGGTCGCGCTGCTCTCCCGCACCCGCTACGAGTGGGTGCTCCTCGACTTCGCGATCTGGAGCGCGGGCGCCGTGACGGTGCCGGTGTACGAGACCAGCTCGCCGGAGCAGATCCAGTGGATCCTCGGCGACTCGGGCGCCTCGCTCGCCCTCGTCGAGTCCGCCGCGCACGAGGCCTCGGTGGCGTCGGTCCGGGCCGGTCTGCCCGACCTCAAGGGTGTCTGGCAGATCGACGCGGACGCCGTCGCGCGGCTGACGGAGAGCGGTGCGGAGGTCTCCGACGAGGCGCTGGACCGCCGGATGTCCTCCGCGCACGCGGACGACCCGGCCACGATCGTCTACACCTCGGGCACCACGGGCCGCCCCAAGGGCTGCGTGCTGACGCACCGCGCCTTCTTCGCCGAGTGCGGCAACGTCGTCGAGCGGCTGAAGCCGCTGTTCCGTACGGGCGAGTGCTCGGTCCTGCTCTTCCTGCCGGCCGCGCACGTCTTCGGCCGGCTGGTCGAGGTCGCCTCCGTGATGGCGCCGATCAAGCTGGGCTGCCTGCCCGACATCAAGAACCTCACCGACGAGCTGGCCTCCTTCCGGCCGACGCTGATCCTCGGTGTGCCGCGGGTCTTCGAGAAGGTCTACAACTCGGCGCGGGCCAAGGCGCAGGCGGACGGCAAGGGCAAGATCTTCGACAGGGCCGCGCACACGGCCATCGCGTACAGCCGGGCGCTGAGCACCCCGCAGGGCCCGTCCTTCGGTCTGAAGCTGAAGCACAAGGTCTTCGACAAGCTGGTCTTCTCGAAGCTGCGCGCGGTCCTCGGCGGCCGGGGCGAGTACGCGATCTCGGGCGGCGCGCCGCTGGGCGAGCGGCTCGGGCACTTCTTCCGCGGCATCGGCTTCACGGTCCTGGAGGGCTACGGCCTGACGGAGTCCTGCGCGGCGACCGCGTTCAACCCGTGGGACCGGCAGAAGATCGGCACGGTCGGGCAGCCGCTGCCGGGTTCGGTGGTGCGGATCGCCGACGACGGCGAGGTCCTGCTGCACGGCGAGCACATCTTCTCCGGCTACTGGAACAACGAGGCCGCGACGGCCGAGGCGCTGGCGGACGGCTGGTTCCACACCGGTGACATCGGCACCCTCGACGAGGACGGCTACCTCGCGATCACCGGCCGCAAGAAGGAGATCCTGGTGACGGCGGGCGGCAAGAACGTCGCCCCGGCGGTCATCGAGGACCGGATCCGTGCGCACGCGCTGGTCGCCGAGTGCATGGTGGTCGGCGACGGACGCCCGTTCGTGGGCGCGCTCGTCACCGTCGACGAGGAGTTCCTGGGCCGCTGGGCGGCCGAGCACGGCAAGCCGGCCGGCGCGACGGCGGCGACGCTGCGCGACGACCCGGAGCTGATCGCCGAGGTGCAGCGCGCGATCGACGACGGCAACGCGGCGGTCTCGAAGGCGGAGTCGGTGCGGAAGTTCCGTATCCTGTCCGCGCAGTTCACCGAGGAGGCGGGGCACATCACCCCGTCGCTGAAGCTGAAGCGGAACGTGGTGGCGAAGGACTTCGCCGACGAGATCGAGGCGATCTACCAGGGCTGACAAGCCCTCGGAGCGCCCCTGGCGGGCCCGCATCGCGGGCCGGCCGGGGGCGCTCGCGCGCGTCGGGATCGGAACGGACGATTCCACCACACCGATACGAAACGGAAGCAGGAAGTCATGCGGCTCAAGCGCACCGCCGCCGTCCTGGGCACGGCTCTCACCGCCCTCGTCACGCTCACCGGGTGCAGCAGCGCCTGGGGCGAGGACGCCGGTCTGCCCGCGGCCGACGACATGGCGGCGATGGAGAAACTGGTCGGCGCCCACACCATGTGCAGCGACCTGCGCACCAACGGCGGCGGCGCCATGCGCGAGCAGTCCGCGGACCCGGCCTGGGCGATATCCGAGCGCGGGGTGTGCGGCGACGACGACAGGGACACCGTCACGCTGCTGTCCGTCTCCGACATGGAGAAGTTCCAGCAGGCGAACAAGGCCGCCGCCGCCCACGGCAAGGGCGTGCGGGTGCTGGTCGGCCAGAACTTCGCGCTGTTCCCCGGCGACGAGAAGACCGCGAAGGCCCTGCTCGACTCCGACGTCCTCCTCTTCACCTGCGAGAAGGGCTTCAAGGTCCCCGACGGCTACCGCAACGAGAAGCTGCTCGTCGACGGCTGCGCCCTGACCGACTACCTGCCCGGCTAGCCGCGAGCGGGGGGGCGGCCGGTCCGGTCGCCCCCGCCCGGGACGCCCGCTAGAGCAGTTCCCTCAGCCGTTCGGCCAGCAGGTCCCAGCGCCAGCGCTCCTCGACCCAGCGGCGGCCGCGCTCGCCCATGCGGGCGCGCAGCTCGGGGTCGAGGAGGAGGGTCGCGATCCGGTCGGCGGACTCCTCCGGGACGCCGCCGCGGACGACCCAGCCGGTCTCGCCGTCGAGGACGGCGTCCGGGGCGCCGCCCGAGTCGCCCGCGACGACCGGCAGGCCGGTGGCCGAGGCCTCCAGGTAGACGATGCCGAGGCCCTCGACGTCGAGGCCGCCGCGGCGGGTGCGGCAGGGCATCGCGAAGACGTCGCCCGCCCCGTAGTGCGCGGGCAGCTCCGCCCACGGCACGGCGCCGGTGAACCGCACGGACGCGGCCACGCCGGTGCGGGCCGCCAGCTTGCGCAGCTCCTGCTCGTACGGACCGCCGCCGACGATCAGCAGCACCGCGTCCGGCACCCGGCGCAGGATCTCGGGCAGGGCGAGGATCAGGGTGTCCTGGCCCTTGCGCGGGACGAGCCGGGAGACGCACACCACCACCGGGCGGTCGCTGAGCCCGAGCCGCTCGCGCACCTCGGCGCCGCCCGAGTCGGGGTGGAAGGTCTTCTCGTCGACGCCCGGCGGCAGCTGCGCCATGCGCCCGGCTGCGGCCGGGGTGAGCGCGGCGGCGATCCGGGAGCGGGTGTACTCGCCGAGGTAGGTGATCGTGTCGGTGCCCTCGCCGATCCGCCGCAGCAGCTGCCGGGAGGCCGGCAGCTGGGCCCAGCCCGCCTCGTGGCCGTGGGTGGTGGCGACCAGGCGCCGGGCGCCCGCGCGGCGCAGGGCCGGGGCCATCAGGCCGAGCGGGGCCGCCGCGCCGAACCAGACGGACTCGCAGCCGTGCTCGCGCAGCAGCGCGGTGGCCCGGGCGGTGACCCGCGGCGTCGGCAACAGCATGGTGGTGCGGTCGCGGACGACCGTGAAAGGCTGTTCCGCGTCGAACGCGGCGGTCGCCTCGATGCCCTCACGGCTGCGCTTCCACGTGGAGGCGTAGACGACGATCCGCTCGGGATCCAGGCGCAGCGCCATGTTGTGCAGGAAGGCCTGGATTCCACCGGGTCGCGGCGGGAAGTCGTTCGTTACGATCAGGGTCTTGTGCATCGTGGCCGACAGTACCGCGACCGCGCCCCCGGCCCGGCACCACCACCCTCCGCCCCGGCGGACCGAAGGACAGGAACAGGACAGGTATGACGGGCGCAGTGGGCACGACGGCACCGGACCGCCCGGCACGCGATCGGCTGCGGCTGCCCGTCGGCATCTGGGCCGTCACCCGGGTCCTGCTGCTGCTCTGCGTCTTCAAGGTCGTGGTGATCCCGGGCCCGGACGTGACGAGCGACGTCGAGCAGATCTACCAGGGCTGGTACGAGGTCCTGCGGACCGGCACGTTCCCGCTGGACGACGTCACCTGGCAGTACCCGCCGGCCGCCGCGCTGGCGATCCTCTCCCCCGCGCTGCTGCCCTTCCTCGGCTACTCGGCCGCCTTCTTCGTGCTCAGCCTGGTGTGCGACGCCGTCGTCTTCGGGCTGCTCGTGTACGCGGGGCGGCGGCCGGGCCGCTCGATGCGCGGGGCGTGGCTGTGGATCGCCGGCGTCGCGCTGCTCGGGCCGACCGCGTACGCGCGCTACGACCTGATGGTGACGGCGGTGGCGGTGGCGGGCCTGCTGGCGGCGGTGCGCAGGCCGGCGGTGCTCGGTGCGCTGGCCGGGTTCGGGGCGATGCTGAAGGTCTGGCCGGTGCTGCTGCTCGCGGGCACCGCGCGCGGCCGGGCCACCCTGCGCTCCTGGCCCGCGGCGGCCAGCACGGCGGCCGGGGTGCTGCTGCTGTGCGTGCTCGCGGCACCCGGGGCG includes the following:
- a CDS encoding metallophosphoesterase family protein — encoded protein: MVSDVHGNTGALATAGEGADALICLGDLVLFLDYADHARGIFPDLFGVENADLIVELRTARRFDEARDLGRRLWAELGIDRATAIESAVRRQYAEMFAAFPTPTYATYGNVDVPGLWPEYARPGTTVLDGDRIELGGLVFGFVGGGLHSPMRTPYEISEEEYAAKVEALGEVDVLCSHIPPDVAELTYDTVARRFERGSRALLDAIHRVRPRYALFGHVHQPLARRMRIGATECVNVGHFAATGRPWTLEW
- a CDS encoding glycosyltransferase family 4 protein, with the translated sequence MHKTLIVTNDFPPRPGGIQAFLHNMALRLDPERIVVYASTWKRSREGIEATAAFDAEQPFTVVRDRTTMLLPTPRVTARATALLREHGCESVWFGAAAPLGLMAPALRRAGARRLVATTHGHEAGWAQLPASRQLLRRIGEGTDTITYLGEYTRSRIAAALTPAAAGRMAQLPPGVDEKTFHPDSGGAEVRERLGLSDRPVVVCVSRLVPRKGQDTLILALPEILRRVPDAVLLIVGGGPYEQELRKLAARTGVAASVRFTGAVPWAELPAHYGAGDVFAMPCRTRRGGLDVEGLGIVYLEASATGLPVVAGDSGGAPDAVLDGETGWVVRGGVPEESADRIATLLLDPELRARMGERGRRWVEERWRWDLLAERLRELL
- a CDS encoding AMP-dependent synthetase/ligase, translated to MREFSLPALYEVPTDGNLTDLIRRNAAQHPDVAVMGRKVAGGWEDVTAKQFLAEVRGAAKGLIAAGVEPGDRVALLSRTRYEWVLLDFAIWSAGAVTVPVYETSSPEQIQWILGDSGASLALVESAAHEASVASVRAGLPDLKGVWQIDADAVARLTESGAEVSDEALDRRMSSAHADDPATIVYTSGTTGRPKGCVLTHRAFFAECGNVVERLKPLFRTGECSVLLFLPAAHVFGRLVEVASVMAPIKLGCLPDIKNLTDELASFRPTLILGVPRVFEKVYNSARAKAQADGKGKIFDRAAHTAIAYSRALSTPQGPSFGLKLKHKVFDKLVFSKLRAVLGGRGEYAISGGAPLGERLGHFFRGIGFTVLEGYGLTESCAATAFNPWDRQKIGTVGQPLPGSVVRIADDGEVLLHGEHIFSGYWNNEAATAEALADGWFHTGDIGTLDEDGYLAITGRKKEILVTAGGKNVAPAVIEDRIRAHALVAECMVVGDGRPFVGALVTVDEEFLGRWAAEHGKPAGATAATLRDDPELIAEVQRAIDDGNAAVSKAESVRKFRILSAQFTEEAGHITPSLKLKRNVVAKDFADEIEAIYQG
- a CDS encoding glycosyltransferase family 87 protein gives rise to the protein MTGAVGTTAPDRPARDRLRLPVGIWAVTRVLLLLCVFKVVVIPGPDVTSDVEQIYQGWYEVLRTGTFPLDDVTWQYPPAAALAILSPALLPFLGYSAAFFVLSLVCDAVVFGLLVYAGRRPGRSMRGAWLWIAGVALLGPTAYARYDLMVTAVAVAGLLAAVRRPAVLGALAGFGAMLKVWPVLLLAGTARGRATLRSWPAAASTAAGVLLLCVLAAPGALAFLGFQRDRGTEVESLGALVFHVARNFGWEGEARMNYGSIEFLGPGVSAVSTAAMVLTFAAFGWLLVWRLRTRRSTTSTTADAAFVAVLLFVTTSRVISPQYMIWLVGLAAVCLVYRASRMRRPAHLVLWATAVTQFEFPVWFSHVSHSDPLGIALLLVRNGLLVAACLSACRILWRQTVTEPRLAPVPVPVQADREKTPVTTAS
- a CDS encoding ArsA family ATPase produces the protein MRIILVTGTGGAGRTAVATGTALAEAKAGRRVQLVSADADPASTTSADTLRLLTPEPAADFRREFLALQSRSATALDLLGTTPFEDAELTELPGSAQFALLRAVRDAAATDADLVVVDLPPLREALALLALPEQLRRYLRRLLPPERQAARALRPMLAQLAGVPLPAQWLYETTARWEAELAAVQDVVDSPDTRVRLVVEPGPAASDALRTARLGLALQGLALDAVVANRVLPADSADPWFAGLAAEQHRHLAALREEHPAVRELPHLGRAPRGPEDLALLAVEDRPAAPAPGWRVEDRREADGILVWHVPLPGAVKEALSLVRRGDELLLSAGPFRRNVPLPAVLRRCAVTGAGLVEGDLRIRFTPDPGLWPKAAP
- a CDS encoding SRPBCC family protein; the protein is MAEHTSSSITIEAAPAEVMSVIADFARYPEWTGEVKEAEVLETDGAGRAEKVRLLLDAGAIKDDHTLAYTWTGDDEVSWTLVKSQMLRSLDGSYRLAPAAGGARTEVTYQLTVDVKIPMLGMIKRKAEKVIIDRALQGLKQRVESAK